A single genomic interval of Agromyces cerinus harbors:
- a CDS encoding ABC transporter substrate-binding protein, with product MHTRRLLIPTVAAAAAAVLLLSGCVDNTTGGDEPNTDSSAPTIAVDEAAAALLPAEIADSGKLVVGTDAAYPPNEYKDDAGNPIGWDVDLVEALGAKLGLEVEYEIASFDKIIPSITGGTMDMGMSSFTDNAERQKQVDFVDYYSAGILWAAPAGKTVDPDDACGLKVAVQATTYEHTDELPAKSQACVDAGKPAIQITPFDTQDAAANAVVLGQADAMSADSPVTGYAIAQTDGKLEAAGEVFDSAPYGFPVEKGSELAAAVQAAMQSLIDDGTYGDILAEWGVESGAVDTIEINAGT from the coding sequence ATGCACACCCGACGCCTGCTCATTCCGACCGTGGCTGCGGCCGCGGCCGCGGTCCTCCTCCTCTCCGGCTGTGTCGACAACACGACCGGCGGCGACGAGCCGAACACCGATTCCTCGGCCCCCACGATCGCGGTCGACGAGGCCGCCGCGGCCCTGCTGCCCGCCGAGATCGCCGATTCCGGCAAGCTCGTCGTCGGCACCGACGCCGCCTACCCGCCCAACGAGTACAAGGACGACGCGGGCAACCCGATCGGGTGGGACGTCGACCTCGTCGAGGCCCTCGGCGCCAAGCTCGGCCTCGAGGTCGAGTACGAGATCGCCAGCTTCGACAAGATCATCCCGTCGATCACGGGCGGCACCATGGACATGGGGATGTCGAGCTTCACCGACAACGCAGAGCGCCAGAAGCAGGTCGACTTCGTCGACTACTACAGCGCCGGCATCCTGTGGGCCGCACCGGCCGGCAAGACCGTCGACCCCGACGACGCGTGCGGCCTGAAGGTCGCCGTGCAGGCGACGACCTACGAGCACACCGACGAACTGCCCGCGAAGAGCCAGGCCTGCGTCGACGCCGGCAAGCCCGCGATCCAGATCACGCCCTTCGACACGCAGGACGCTGCGGCGAACGCCGTGGTGCTCGGCCAGGCCGACGCGATGAGCGCCGACTCGCCCGTCACGGGCTACGCGATCGCGCAGACCGACGGCAAGCTCGAAGCGGCCGGCGAGGTGTTCGACTCCGCGCCGTACGGCTTCCCGGTGGAGAAGGGCTCCGAGCTCGCCGCGGCGGTCCAGGCCGCGATGCAGTCGCTCATCGACGACGGCACCTACGGCGACATCCTCGCCGAGTGGGGCGTCGAGTCCGGCGCCGTCGACACGATCGAGATCAACGCGGGCACCTGA
- a CDS encoding amino acid ABC transporter permease, whose product MSDQSSGRATTPVPAGGPGAAPVPTKVVRLRHPWRIVFAVLLLAVVAVFVIDAAQREAFDWPTVGKYLFDQRISQAAGYTLLLTVLSMVIGVVLGIILAVMRQSPNPVLKSIAWVWLWIFRGTPVYVQLVFWGLLSTVYTTIDLGVPFMEAWVSFPTDVLFNAFWLAVIGLALNESAYMAEIVRAGLLSVDSGQHEAATALGMSWGTTMRRIVLPQAMRVIIPPTGNEVISMLKTTSLVSAIPFTLELYMRQRDIAAAIFAPVPLLIVASIWYLAITSVLMVGQYFLEKRFARGVGARPDTGPGPVTGAMSAVDAEIAETAIAAKHGGDAR is encoded by the coding sequence ATGAGCGATCAGTCCTCCGGCCGGGCGACGACGCCCGTGCCGGCGGGCGGCCCCGGGGCCGCCCCGGTGCCGACGAAGGTCGTGCGGCTGCGGCATCCGTGGCGCATCGTCTTCGCCGTGCTGCTGCTCGCCGTCGTGGCCGTCTTCGTCATCGATGCCGCCCAGCGCGAGGCCTTCGACTGGCCGACCGTCGGCAAGTACCTCTTCGATCAGCGCATCTCGCAGGCAGCGGGGTACACCCTGCTCCTCACCGTGCTCTCGATGGTCATCGGCGTCGTGCTCGGCATCATCCTCGCGGTCATGCGGCAGTCGCCGAACCCCGTGCTGAAATCGATCGCCTGGGTCTGGCTCTGGATCTTCCGCGGCACTCCGGTGTACGTGCAGCTGGTCTTCTGGGGCCTGCTGTCGACGGTCTACACCACGATCGACCTCGGCGTGCCGTTCATGGAGGCGTGGGTCTCCTTCCCGACGGACGTACTGTTCAACGCCTTCTGGCTGGCCGTCATCGGGCTCGCGCTCAACGAATCGGCGTACATGGCCGAGATCGTCCGCGCCGGCCTCCTCTCGGTCGATTCGGGGCAGCACGAGGCGGCGACGGCACTCGGCATGAGCTGGGGCACGACGATGCGGCGCATCGTGCTGCCGCAGGCGATGCGGGTGATCATCCCGCCGACCGGCAACGAGGTCATCTCGATGCTGAAGACGACCTCGCTCGTCTCGGCGATCCCGTTCACGCTCGAGCTGTACATGCGCCAGCGCGACATCGCGGCCGCGATCTTCGCACCGGTTCCGCTCCTGATCGTCGCATCGATCTGGTACCTCGCGATCACGTCGGTGCTGATGGTCGGCCAGTACTTCCTCGAGAAGCGCTTCGCGCGCGGGGTCGGCGCTCGGCCCGACACCGGTCCCGGTCCGGTCACCGGCGCGATGAGCGCCGTCGACGCGGAGATCGCCGAGACCGCGATCGCCGCCAAGCACGGAGGAGACGCTCGATGA
- a CDS encoding amino acid ABC transporter ATP-binding protein — MVLAEHVSKSFGSNEVLKDISLEVKRGEVLCLVGPSGSGKSTFLRCINHLEQVSAGRLSVDGSLVGYREVGDKLYEMHPKDAAKQRRDIGMVFQRFNLFPHMTALENVMEAPTQVKGVSKSQAKARAHELLARVGLAERADYYPAHLSGGQQQRVAIARALAMDPKLMLFDEPTSALDPELVGEVLDVMKELAKTGMTMIVVTHEMGFAREVADTLVFMDGGVVVETGDPREVLANPQHARTQAFLSKVL, encoded by the coding sequence ATGGTGCTCGCCGAGCACGTCTCGAAGAGCTTCGGCTCCAACGAGGTGCTGAAGGACATCTCGCTCGAGGTCAAGCGCGGCGAGGTGCTCTGCCTCGTCGGCCCGTCGGGTTCCGGCAAGTCGACGTTCCTGCGCTGCATCAACCACCTCGAGCAGGTCTCGGCGGGGCGGCTCTCGGTCGACGGCTCGCTCGTCGGCTACCGCGAGGTCGGCGACAAGCTATACGAGATGCACCCGAAGGATGCCGCGAAGCAGCGTCGCGACATCGGCATGGTGTTCCAGCGGTTCAACCTGTTCCCGCACATGACGGCCCTCGAGAACGTCATGGAGGCCCCGACCCAGGTCAAGGGCGTCTCGAAGTCGCAGGCCAAGGCCCGTGCGCACGAGCTGCTCGCGCGCGTCGGCCTCGCGGAGCGCGCCGACTACTACCCGGCGCATCTCTCGGGCGGGCAGCAGCAGCGGGTGGCGATCGCACGGGCGCTCGCGATGGATCCGAAGCTCATGCTCTTCGACGAGCCCACGTCGGCGCTCGACCCCGAGCTCGTCGGCGAGGTGCTCGACGTGATGAAGGAGCTCGCGAAGACCGGCATGACCATGATCGTCGTCACGCACGAGATGGGCTTCGCCCGCGAGGTGGCCGACACGCTCGTGTTCATGGACGGCGGCGTGGTCGTCGAGACGGGCGACCCGCGCGAGGTGCTCGCGAACCCGCAGCACGCGCGCACGCAGGCGTTCCTCTCGAAGGTGCTGTGA